One region of Primulina tabacum isolate GXHZ01 chromosome 17, ASM2559414v2, whole genome shotgun sequence genomic DNA includes:
- the LOC142531787 gene encoding uncharacterized protein LOC142531787, giving the protein MENLSGQIEEVATKILRFLRHNTLKNICHKNEQETIPKKGCYIHKHSRKTGSCEESEQSLRYDVIRMSITGSESPNALCLHLCNGSTDFHVYSKKGWVSFSPNKDFFVITVGDKLQAWSRGQYKHVIGRTVFKGEDQEKCVSMSFLCSPSPNFFQDDKIVVISLAQQAIFALFFTLSIQFLVFVYNLLFR; this is encoded by the exons ATGGAAAATTTGTCGGGCCAAATTGAAGAGGTAGCTACCAAAATCCTACGATTTCTTCGACATAACACTTTAAAAAACATTTGCCATAAAAATGAGCAAGAAACAATCCCCAAAAAGGGTTGTTACATACATAAACACAGCCGGAAAACGGGCTCGTGTGAGGAGTCGGAGCAGTCGTTGAGATACGATGTGATAAGAATGTCGATAACGGGATCGGAATCGCCTAATGCATTGTGTTTGCACTTATGCAATGGATCCACTGATTTTCATGTATATTCCAAGAAAGGATGGGTCTCCTTCAGCCCAAATAAAGATTTCTTTGTAATCACCGTTGGTGACAAATTACAG GCTTGGAGTAGAGGACAATATAAACATGTAATAGGAAGGACCGTATTCAAAGGTGAAGATCAAGAAAAGTGCGTTTCAATGAGTTTCCTCTGCTCACCATCTCCAAACTTCTTCCAAGATGACAAAATTGTGGTCATTTCACTCGCCCAACAAGCCATTTTTGCTCTATTTTTCACTCTTTCTATTCAATTTTTAGTTTTTGTTTACAATCTTTTGTTCAGATAG
- the LOC142530538 gene encoding secreted RxLR effector protein 161-like, translated as MDVKSAFLKGLLQEEVYVEQPPGGIPVEVTQYHGLIGSLLYLTASRPDIMFVVCICARFQSNPKQSHYIAGKRILKYLKGTQNVGLWYPKDSSFNLIGYLDADYAGCKLDRKSTSGFCQFLGDRLISWFSKKHTSIATSTAEAEYLAAGSCCSQILWIQQQLKDYGVQASESPIFCDNTSAIAISHNPVLHSITKHIDIRHHFIRDHVQKKNIRLEYIPTDQQAADIFTKPLPENKFSYF; from the exons atggatgtgaagagtgcttTTCTGAAAGGTCTTTTACAAGAAGAAGTCTACgtcgaacaacctccag GGGgaattccagtagaggtaactcagtatcacGGTTTGATTGGTTCACTGTTATACCTTACTGCTAGTAGACCAGATATcatgtttgttgtttgcatttgtgctagatttcaatcaaaccctaaacaatcacattacattgctggtaaaaggattttaaaatatcttaagggtactcaaaatgtaggcctctggtatcccaaggactcgtcgtttaatcttattggatacttagatgctgattatgcaggatgtaaactggataggaaaagcacaagtggtttttgtcaatttcttggtgataggttgatatcctggtttagcaaaaagcatacttccatagccacgtctactgcagaagctgaatatcttgctgctggaagctgctgttctcaaatactttggatacaacaacaactcaaagactatggagttcaagcctcggaatcacctatattttgtgacaataccagtgcaattgctatatcacataatccagtacttcattccataacaaagcacattgatatcagacatcattttatcagagatcatgtgcaaaagaagaacattcgtctggaatacattcctactgatcaacaagcagcagacattttcacaaaacctctgcctgagaataagttttcttacttttga